CGGCTGGAACGCCTGTGCCACACGGCTCAGGAAGTGACGCGCCGTGGTCGGTTCAAAGCGGCGACGTTGCCTAGCGGGATGGCCGATCGCTCGAATATCCTGTCGCTGGCCGGTTGCATTGCATGAGAGCGAGAATGTATAACATCACCATGAAGTGCACCAGCGATGTCATCATCATTGGCGGCGGCATCATCGGCTGCTCGATTGCGTATCGTTTAGCTCAAGCCGGACTGCGCGTCATCGTGGTCGAACGCGGACAGCCTGGCTGTGAAGCCTCGACCGCAGCCGCCGGAATGCTGGCTCCGCAATCAGAAGCTGCTCATGGCGTGTTGGGCGCATTCTCTGAGTTATGTTACGCCAGTTGGCAGTTGTATCCTGACTTTGTTCAGCACCTGCAAGAGGACGCCTCGTTCACGGTTGATTACCGTCGTGATGGGAGTCTCTTTGTCGCTTTCGATTACGTAGAGGCAGAGGCGTTAGCCGGCCTGGTCGAGCGTCAACAAGCGGCGGGTCGTCCGGTTGAAGAATTGTCACCCGCGCAATTGCGAGAGCTGGAGCCGCTTCTCTCTGAGCACGCGCAGGTAGGCGTCTGGTTGCCTGACGATCATCATGTGGATACGCGCCTTTTGATGAATGCCTTGACGGTGGCGTGTTTGCGGCGTGGCGTTCAGTTCATCACCGAGACGCCGGTGATTGGTCTGGCATCTGAAGGTGCTCGCGTCATTGGCGTGCGTGTTCCCGGCAGCCTGCTCTCAAGCGCATTCGTCGTCAATGCCGCTGGCAGTTGGGCGGGATTGGTTGATCCTTCCATGATGCAATTTCCTATTCGGCCGATTCGCGGTCAGATGGTCCAGCTCAACATCCAACCACAGCCGGTTCGGCATCTGCTCCATTCGACAGGCTGCTACATCGTGCCGTGGCCAGATGGACGATTGCTGATTGGCGCGACTGTGGAAAATGTCGGATTCAACAAATCAGTGACGGCTCAAGGCGTTCATCAATTGCTCAGCGCGGCGTTGAAGATGTTGCCAGCTCTGCATGGGGCGACCGTTCAAGGAACATGGGCTGGATTGCGACCTGATACGGAGGATAATCTCCCTATTCTCGGCCCTGCTCAATGGCAGAACGTGATCATGGCGACAGGCCATTTTCGCAATGGTATCTTGCTCGCGCCAGTGACAGCGCAGTTGCTCACGGAGCTCATCACCACGGGGGAAGCGTCGCGTTCGTTAGCGCCTTACAGTCCGCAGCGATTTCTCAAGGAGTCAACGGAGAGCGCTTCAAGTTGAAGCGATTTGAACCGTATCCACGATGCCTACGATGGCCGCGTCAATGGGACGATCCTTACAATCGGTGGCCATGCGAGCCGAGCTGCCCGACACCACGATGACCGTTTCGCGGTATCCCGCGCCAACGGTATCAACCGCCACCAGGTAGCCGGATTCGTCGTGCCCTTCAGGGCTGACTGGACGCACCAGCAGGAGTTTTTTCCCTTGTAGCCGTTCGTCCTTTCGCGTGGCCACCACTGTGCCGAGAATGCGTGCCAGGATCATGATGATTTCTTGGTGCGGGCTTTGGGGCTGACGGGCAACGCCTCGTCCACCGCTTGATGCGGACGAGGGATGACGTGAACGCTGACCAGCTCTCCAACCCGTCGTGCCGCGGCCGCGCCGGCGTCGGTGGCCGCTTTCACCGCAGCCACTTCGCCACGCACAATGGCCGTGACGAAGCCGGCACCGATCTTTTCGTAGCCGATCAAGGTGACATTCGCCGCTTTCACCATGGCGTCGGCAGCTTCGATCATGGCTACCAGACCCTTGGTCTCGATCATTCCCAATGCATCCATCGTGCTATCCTCCGATTCATGTTGCCGCGCATATCATAGAAAGCTCTCGGATCAGACGCAAGGAGCGTTCACCGTCCACGTTGCTCGGCGAGCGCGCGCAGCAAGAGCTCCACTGACTCAGCGATCAGGTCAATCAATTGCTGCCGGCTTAATGTGATCGCCTCATCAGACGCCGCCTGGCGATGAGCCGTCGTCATAGGCATTTGCGCGCGGCACAGTTCCGGCGTCGGCGACGACATGCCGGCCTTCTGACGAATTTCAAACAGCTTGCTGACCGCCTCCGGCGTCAACGGCTTTTCTTCACCCACCAATCGCGCGACCAATGCAATGCGAGCAAAATGTTCCAACGTTTCCATCCGGTAATAGGCTTGCTCAACTGTAGCGCCGCAGGTCAGAGCGCCATGATTGGCCAGCAACAACGCATCGTAATGAGCAATGTATGGTTTGATTGCGTCGGCCAGTTCAGGCGTTGTGGGTGTGCCATACTCAGCCAGCGGAATGCAGCCGAGCGTCAGCACCACTTCTGAGATCAACGGCGTCGTCAACGGGATGCCCGCTGCGGCAAAGCCTGTGCCAACGGGCGGGTGAGCATGGACGACCGCCTGCACATCAGGGCGTTGATGATAGATCGTCAGATGCATGACAAGCTCCGACGACGGCTCAAGATGTCCCTGCAGTTTCCGCCCCTGCTCGTCCACGACAACGAGCATATCGGGCGTCAAAAAACCTTTGCAGACGCCGGTCGGTGTAGCCAGAATCCGTCCCTTGTCAGGAAGTCGGGCGCTAATGTTTCCGTCGCCAGCGGCAATATAGCCTCGCTGGTACAAGCGCTGACCCGCTTCGATGATTGCGTGACGAATCGCCTGTTGATCCATGCGCGGTGCAAAATAGCTTGGCCAGCTTGATCCGTCAAGAGGCTGGTTTTTCGCCGACTGTCGTGAATATGCAAATCGGCTCGGGGCGAGAATGCAACGTAGTCCGTCAAGGGACTGATTTTCGCCGATTGTCGTAGGCACTGCGCCAGCAGTAGCTCTTGTCGGTCTTGTCTCTGCTGCGCGGACAGGCCAGAATATCCGCCCGTATGATCGCAAGCTTAACCGGCATTCTCAGTCACAAGCAGCCGACCAGCATCATCGTGGATGTTCATGGCGTTGGCTATGAGGTGAAGATTCCGCTTTCAACATACTATGAATTGAACGACGTCGGCTCGCCCGTCTCGTTGCTGATTTACACCTACGTGCGCGAGGACACGTTGCAACTGTTTGGCTTTCGCACGCAGCAGGAGAAGGAGCTTTTCTTACACCTGATCAATGTCAGCGGCGTTGGGCCGAAGCTGGCCGTTACGATCCTCTCCGGCTTGAGCGTGGATGAGCTGGTCATGGCGATACGCACCAATGCCGTCGCGCGGCTCTCCTCAGTGCCGGGGATTGGTAAGAAAACAGCGGAACGATTGGTTGTTGAACTGCGCGATAAGCTGGCCGGCATGACCACTGCCGAAGCTGAAGCGGCGTTTGCTCACGCGACGGCAGCAGATGCAACCGGCGAAGCTGTCAAGCAAGACGTCATCTCAGCGCTCATCAATCTCGGCTATAGCCGATCAGCAGCAGAACAAACGGTCACCGCCGTCATGGCCACAGAATCAAACCACGCGATGGAATGGATTTTGAAGCGGTCGCTCCAGCGGCTGTTTCGCTGAACGCGAGAGACTAGAGCGGTTTGCCAATCACTCTACCCTGGGGCGCGCACTTGCAGCGTGCATGAGCCCGCAGACGGGCGCTCCCCGGGTAAAGGCAATGGAAGATCGCTCTAAGTGAACAAGCTGATGGAACGCGGATGACACGGATTGGGCTGATCAACGCGGATCAATCCGTGAAAATCCGCCGCATCCGCTTCATCCGCGTTCTATCGAAACTCCACTAGCTTAGAGCGGTTTGTGAATGAGTTTACCCTGGGAACGCACGGTTCCAGCATGCATTAGTCCGCAAGATGTGAGGCCTCAGCTAAACGCAACTGAGGATCGCTCTAGGTGCTGCGGGGATCATGGAAGAAAGTTGAGCAACGTGTCACGCTGCGCCTGCTTCCTGCTCCTGCTTTCCATGTCGCTTTATCACACATGGCCTTTCTCTGGACTATCGGTATCATCATGTCAATTTCACTTCATTGTCGCCCAGAGCAGGCTATTTCTGTTTGGCCGAGTGGATGAACTGATGGAGCACCTGTTGAATCAGGCGCTCCGGTACATCATGGACGATGGTTGCTTCACCAATGCGCACCGGCGCGATGAACGTCAGGCGCCGATGGCGAGCTTTCTTGTCATGGCGCATCGCTGCCAACCAGGCATGTGCATCGAGGTCGGCCACTGTCGGTAAACGACCGATGGCATACACGGCGGTTTCAATCCGATCAACGTCAGATTGTGGCAGCAGAGCCAACTGGCGGGCCAATCGGGCCGCGAGGATCAATCCGTACCCCACTGCCTCGCCATGGAGAAATCGGCGATAGCCTGTGATCGCTTCCAGCGCGTGGCCGAACGTATGACCGAGATTGAGCAGTTGCCGTCGGCCTGCTTCGCGTTCGTCGCTGGCGACGATATCAGCTTTAATGCGGCAACAGCGAGCAATCACGTCAATCAGTTGTGCTCGTGTATGAATCCCCTGACTGATTTGCTCGAATAAAGCGGGATCAGCCAGCAGGCCGTATTTGAGCGCTTCGTATAGACCTGCGCGAAACTGACGTGGCGGAAGCGAATCCAGCAGGGCGACGTCGGTGATGACCAATTTTGGTTGATGGAATGCGCCGACGAGATTTTTGCCTTCAGGCAGATTGACGCCGGTTTTGCCGCCGATCGAGCTGTCAATAGCCGCAAGCAAGGTTGTTGGAATGTGGATCAACGCGATGCCGCGCATGAAAGTGGCAGCAACGAATCCGGCCACATCGCCGACCACGCCGCCGCCGAGCGCCACGATGGCCGCATGCCGATCCAGATGCTGCTGGGCCAGTGCCCGATGAAGGCGGGCCACCGTGTTCAATGTTTTGTAACGTTCGCCATCGCCCATTAGCGCGGTCACCGTGTGAAATCCCGCTGCGGTTAAACTGCTGGTCAGTGTCTGGCCATACAGGGCAAGTACGCTCGGATTCGATATGATGGCGAGCGAATGCGATGAGCGACCGAGCGCCGAGCGGATCAAGGAACCGGCGTTCGGCAACAGGTGAGCGCCAATACGAATGTCATAGCTGCGTTCGCCAAGCTCAACGGAGATCAGCCGTGCGCGGCTGGCGCCTCGTTGTTGTGTGATGTGAGAGGTCAGGTCGGTCATGTTCGTTTGAGGGAGCGGGTGCATTCACTGATCACCTGATCGAACGAGAGTGTGCCCAAGTCGGCCAACGAGGCCAGTTCTTCTGCTGTATACTCGCCGCCACTGCTCCACAGATCAATCAACATATCTGCCGCTTTCTTGGATGTCCACCATTTCGTGCCGTAGCGTGTTTTCAGGCGCTCCCGCAATGCAGCCTCGAATAGCCAGCCGCGCAACCGATCAATGGCTGAGTCATCATCGTGGAGCACGTCAACGCAAGCGTCACCATCATGGCGAAATCCTGTGGCGTCTGTCAGGCATTGCGCGTATTGCTCAGTAGTGGCAGACCAGTCGCCGGCGGTGTGAAGCGTCTGCTCCACAGGTACGGTCGCCGCCGCTTGGCGGATGAGAAGCAATTTTTGCAGCCAGCCGAGCGTAATCAGCGTGCTTGATTTGACAATATGTAACATTTGCTCGAGCCAGACTCGATCGAGCGTCAAATATTCAAATAAGAATCCGAATCCATGAAGAAGGGCCGGGTCGCCGCAGACACGGAATTCAATGAGCAACGTCGGCGACATCCAGGCGTAGCGTTGTGCGCGTCCAGCTTCGTGGAGCAGGCATTGGTAGTGACGCAGTCCGCTGCCGACGGAGACGGATAAATGAATTTCATCAGGGATACGCGCCGGAAAGGTTCGCGTCCAAGGTCGCTTGCCGACTCGTTCGTGGGCGTCAATACGGATGTTGGTTGCTTTGTCTCGATCAATTCCGAGGTCATGCTGAATTTCACGATAGACTGCCAGCAAGCCATCTTCGGGGAACTGTGGGGCAAACGAGGGCAGATGCAGGAAGTAAGGAAGGTCGGCTTGCGTCGCCTGCCCGCGTGGTAAGCCGAGCAGATTTGGCAGCGCGTGGTCGAGTTGATCGAAATAGACGCTCTCGGTCTCTTGCAGAAGACGCGATGCCGCGCGGAGGTACTCTGATCGGTCAATCGGAGTGTGGCTCGCTCGCATTGATTCGTAGTCAGCGTATCCCAGCGATTGAGCGGCCGCGTGTCGTTCGTGCCATTGCTGTTGTCGCAGCTCGTTGGTCCGCGCCAACCAGTCAAGATATTGTTGGTGCAAGTGGCGACGGTGGCGCGCGTCTGCTTCCGTTGCCAAGGCCTTCACCGCGGCATAGAGCGACACCAACTCACGCCCGTCATGCAGCATGGCTTGTTTCTCTGCTTTGGCCAATTGCTCCGTCAGTTGGTATGTGCGTTTGTTGATGTAGTGCGTTTGCGCGTAGCCAATCAGCAAGCGAATTCCTTTTCGTTGACGAGTGAAATAGTCTGGGATGGAAGTAAGACGGTGATCCAGTTCGCCGATTGCATCCGGGGTGAACAAGTCGGCGAAGCGATCATAAATCGGGTACAGTTCCAGTTGGTTTTTTTGACCTGAGTGGTAAAGGAATTGTTCTGTCAGCAGTCGTGTGTGAAACTGGCTGATGGCCTCTCTGTACTGCTCCAGCATAGCATGACTCTCAGTTCCGGTAGATTAAAGAGACCGCCGAGGTGATTTGTCAATATGAGCAGATTCTTGGGAAACGCGATGATTCATGCTCACCTTGAGCGCGCGATGAGAGAGATGGTGGGCCGTTAGCCCAGTCAGCAGCGCACCTGAGCTTTTGACGCCTTCATAGGTTTTCGCCGGTCGTGGGTTGAGTTATACCAATTACGGAGCGAAATACCACGTTGATGGGGTCAAAAAGCATGCCGAGAGATGAACCGACCGAGCGGCAATTTGGGAGCTTCACTCGCCGTTTGGTACGACGCTCAGTCGGAGCGGTGCTGCTGAGGACGCCCACGTTCCTCTCCGGCCGCACCGCTGTTTGAAACGGGTTGATACACACGGATGTTTTGTGTTGCCGCCCCGCGAAGCAGGATGCTTCTAAGTAACGTGACAAAAGTCCGGCGCGTTTTTGGAGTGCGCCGACGTGGCGCAGCTTTGGTCGGAAAGCGGTGACGTGTCGCCGCACTCCAAAAACCGTGCTCATTCAATGCTCTTGGCTTTGAAAAGTCCCGGCTCAACTCACTAGCCGCTGACGCGGCCGGCTACACATTGGCGTATGGTGCGGTAGCGGCGCTCGGTTGTCGGGGCGTCTCTTGGCGTATGCTCCCGTTGACAATTCAATAGCGACTGACGGGGCTAGAGATGTATAGATGCCAATGGCATGTGCTTGCAGGGTAAACTCATTCACAAGCCGCTCTGATGGCTTGACCATCGAGACACTGTTGAAGGAATCGCACGAGCAACGTGGCGGTGACATGCCGCCGATACGATTCGGTCGAGCGAAAATCAGTGATCGGGTGAATGTCACGTTGAATGACCTCTTTGGCCTGTTGGATGAGCTGCGGTGATAAGATTTTGTTTGTCAGGAAGGCTTCTGTCTGCCGCGCGCGCACCACTGTTGGGGCCACGCTCCCTAATCCGATCTGAATGGAGTTGAGCAATCCATCGGCTTGGACGCGCGCTTTGGCAGCAATGACCACTTTGGAAATTGCTTGCGCTTGTCGCGTTCCGACTTTATAGAAGAAGGTTCGTTCATCAGGTTGTTGTTTTGGGATGCGGACTGCTAACAGCAGTTCATCAGGCTGGCGAATCGTTTGCCGATAGCCCGTGTAGAACTCATTGATCGAAACTCGGCGTGTGCCGCGCGCGCTGCCCAGTTCCAGTTCTGCATCGAACACGGCCAAAACCGGCAGCGTGTCGCCCGCCGGCGAAGCGTTGACGATATTGCCGCCAATGGTTCCGCGATTTTGCGTCTGAACAGCGCCGATGGTCTTGGCAGCTTCCACCAGAATCGAGCAGTGGCGTTGGACAAGTGGCGAGTGAATGATCTCGGTATAGGTCGTGAGTGCGCCCAGCCGTAGCGTGGTTTCCTCTTCGTGGATGCCGCGCAGCTCACGCAATGACCAGATATTCAGAACCTCGTGGGGGGCCAGCAGCCGCAGGTTGATCGAGACCATCAGGTCAGTACCACCGGCTAACACGTGAAGCTGAGCGCCACGCTCGCGCAAGATGGCGTAGGCTTCTTCCAAGGTTGTCGGCGAGTAGACGCGAATCGTCATCGTGGCTCGTGATTCAATTTCTGAGGGTCGAACGGCTACCGGGCGGTCGGCTCGGTTCACTCCCTTCAGCTTGCTCCAAGTGCCGCGTTGTTTGTTCGGTGACGCTGCCGACGGGTTCTTGATAGAGCGGATCACCCAACGAAGACGCCTGATCAAGCAAGCCGCTTGAGACTGGCTCAATCGTCTTTGGCGCCGCGCCGGCCGCTCCTGATGTCCTGGCGTAGAACAACCCGTAGCCCCACAGCGCCAACCCGATCATCAGCGGGATGAGGCCATTGGCCCATAGCACGTTAAACACCGGCACCACCTCCTCAGGAATGACGCCTCCGCTGACGAGGCCGCTGGCCAGTAAGTAAAAGAACAAACTGACGCCCACGCCCACACCGGTCGTAATCATGCCATGGCGAATGTATTTTTGCCGCTGCTCTTCTGGTGTCCGCGTTAACTCTTCAAGCTGCTTCACCAACTTGGGCAGCAGCGCTTCTCCCCAGATGCTATGGGCATTGGGGTCTGTCTCTTCGATCTTGCGCATGAGCGTCTGCGCCAGTCGCGCTCGGCTCACTTGATCTTCGGAGCGTTCAGCGCCTCGTTGCAATCGGCCAAAGAGCGCACTCAGATTCGTACCGCAACGGCGACAGAATTTCACGTTTGATTGATTCTCAGTTCCACACGCTGGACAATACATCACCCACCTCCATGCCCTGCTTTGGTGTTGCTGGTCTCCGGTCTGCCATCGCCTAACCGCGCAGCCCACTCAATAGCCTCAACAATTTTGGTGTAGCCGGTGCAGCGACACAGATTTCCCGCGATGAACTGCTTGATCTGATCATGGCTCGGATGTGGCTCTTGATCTAACAGTGCCTTGGCGGCCAGCAGCATACCGGGCGTGCAGATGCCACACTGCGTAGCGCCGGCTTGCCAAAACGCTTGCTGCAATGGATGAAGCTGATCGTGCTGGGCCAATCCTTCGACAGTCAGGATGACGGCGCCATCGAACTGGCAAATCGGCGCCAGGCAGGAATTGATCAACTGACCATCGGCAATCACCGAGCAGGCGCCGCACTCGCCTTCGCCGCAGCCTTCTTTTGTGCCCGTCAGATGCAGGTCCTGACGCAGCACATCGAGCAACCGTTTCATCGGCGGCGCTTCAATGGTATAGGATTTTCCATTGACGGTCAGTGAAATACTGATGCTCATTTGAACTCCTGATTTGGTCTCTGTCCCGCCGCTTGACAGGCCGCCTGGTGTAAACGTTCAGGGGTGATAGGCAGTTCGGTTACTCTTAGGCCGGTGGCTTGATAAATGGCCGAGGCAATGGCCGGCGCGCCGCCATCCATCGGCAATTCGCCGATGCCCTTAGCGCCAAACGGCCCGAACGGATATGGAGACTCAACCAGGATGGCGTGGATCTCTGG
This genomic interval from Blastocatellia bacterium contains the following:
- the thiO gene encoding glycine oxidase ThiO, which translates into the protein MYNITMKCTSDVIIIGGGIIGCSIAYRLAQAGLRVIVVERGQPGCEASTAAAGMLAPQSEAAHGVLGAFSELCYASWQLYPDFVQHLQEDASFTVDYRRDGSLFVAFDYVEAEALAGLVERQQAAGRPVEELSPAQLRELEPLLSEHAQVGVWLPDDHHVDTRLLMNALTVACLRRGVQFITETPVIGLASEGARVIGVRVPGSLLSSAFVVNAAGSWAGLVDPSMMQFPIRPIRGQMVQLNIQPQPVRHLLHSTGCYIVPWPDGRLLIGATVENVGFNKSVTAQGVHQLLSAALKMLPALHGATVQGTWAGLRPDTEDNLPILGPAQWQNVIMATGHFRNGILLAPVTAQLLTELITTGEASRSLAPYSPQRFLKESTESASS
- a CDS encoding EutN/CcmL family microcompartment protein; the encoded protein is MILARILGTVVATRKDERLQGKKLLLVRPVSPEGHDESGYLVAVDTVGAGYRETVIVVSGSSARMATDCKDRPIDAAIVGIVDTVQIAST
- the eutM gene encoding ethanolamine utilization microcompartment protein EutM, translating into MDALGMIETKGLVAMIEAADAMVKAANVTLIGYEKIGAGFVTAIVRGEVAAVKAATDAGAAAARRVGELVSVHVIPRPHQAVDEALPVSPKARTKKSS
- a CDS encoding class II aldolase/adducin family protein, with protein sequence MDQQAIRHAIIEAGQRLYQRGYIAAGDGNISARLPDKGRILATPTGVCKGFLTPDMLVVVDEQGRKLQGHLEPSSELVMHLTIYHQRPDVQAVVHAHPPVGTGFAAAGIPLTTPLISEVVLTLGCIPLAEYGTPTTPELADAIKPYIAHYDALLLANHGALTCGATVEQAYYRMETLEHFARIALVARLVGEEKPLTPEAVSKLFEIRQKAGMSSPTPELCRAQMPMTTAHRQAASDEAITLSRQQLIDLIAESVELLLRALAEQRGR
- the ruvA gene encoding Holliday junction branch migration protein RuvA, with product MIASLTGILSHKQPTSIIVDVHGVGYEVKIPLSTYYELNDVGSPVSLLIYTYVREDTLQLFGFRTQQEKELFLHLINVSGVGPKLAVTILSGLSVDELVMAIRTNAVARLSSVPGIGKKTAERLVVELRDKLAGMTTAEAEAAFAHATAADATGEAVKQDVISALINLGYSRSAAEQTVTAVMATESNHAMEWILKRSLQRLFR
- the aroB gene encoding 3-dehydroquinate synthase; amino-acid sequence: MHPLPQTNMTDLTSHITQQRGASRARLISVELGERSYDIRIGAHLLPNAGSLIRSALGRSSHSLAIISNPSVLALYGQTLTSSLTAAGFHTVTALMGDGERYKTLNTVARLHRALAQQHLDRHAAIVALGGGVVGDVAGFVAATFMRGIALIHIPTTLLAAIDSSIGGKTGVNLPEGKNLVGAFHQPKLVITDVALLDSLPPRQFRAGLYEALKYGLLADPALFEQISQGIHTRAQLIDVIARCCRIKADIVASDEREAGRRQLLNLGHTFGHALEAITGYRRFLHGEAVGYGLILAARLARQLALLPQSDVDRIETAVYAIGRLPTVADLDAHAWLAAMRHDKKARHRRLTFIAPVRIGEATIVHDVPERLIQQVLHQFIHSAKQK
- a CDS encoding xanthine dehydrogenase family protein subunit M, which translates into the protein MTIRVYSPTTLEEAYAILRERGAQLHVLAGGTDLMVSINLRLLAPHEVLNIWSLRELRGIHEEETTLRLGALTTYTEIIHSPLVQRHCSILVEAAKTIGAVQTQNRGTIGGNIVNASPAGDTLPVLAVFDAELELGSARGTRRVSINEFYTGYRQTIRQPDELLLAVRIPKQQPDERTFFYKVGTRQAQAISKVVIAAKARVQADGLLNSIQIGLGSVAPTVVRARQTEAFLTNKILSPQLIQQAKEVIQRDIHPITDFRSTESYRRHVTATLLVRFLQQCLDGQAIRAACE
- a CDS encoding zinc ribbon domain-containing protein; translation: MYCPACGTENQSNVKFCRRCGTNLSALFGRLQRGAERSEDQVSRARLAQTLMRKIEETDPNAHSIWGEALLPKLVKQLEELTRTPEEQRQKYIRHGMITTGVGVGVSLFFYLLASGLVSGGVIPEEVVPVFNVLWANGLIPLMIGLALWGYGLFYARTSGAAGAAPKTIEPVSSGLLDQASSLGDPLYQEPVGSVTEQTTRHLEQAEGSEPSRPPGSRSTLRN
- a CDS encoding (2Fe-2S)-binding protein; the protein is MSISISLTVNGKSYTIEAPPMKRLLDVLRQDLHLTGTKEGCGEGECGACSVIADGQLINSCLAPICQFDGAVILTVEGLAQHDQLHPLQQAFWQAGATQCGICTPGMLLAAKALLDQEPHPSHDQIKQFIAGNLCRCTGYTKIVEAIEWAARLGDGRPETSNTKAGHGGG